Proteins encoded together in one Deinococcus sp. Marseille-Q6407 window:
- the secY gene encoding preprotein translocase subunit SecY — translation MLRAFREAFQTPELLRKIVFTLLLLAVYRLGSAIPTPGVNVAALQNATNNDLFGLLSFISGGNLTQFSIFALGVLPYITASIVIQLLTTTVPQLEKLSKEGEEGRKRINQLTRYSAVGLGAFQALFFSLFITSNPNFIAVGWTPGLFTVLVMVLTQIAGVALTMWIGERITDVGIGNGISLIIVAGIIGVYPSEIAATAQLFRTGQLTLLPLLAFIGIIVLTIVGIVYIYQAERRVPITYARARGGAAGTGRRAGQATWLPIKVNQAGVIPVIFSSAMLIIPNLIASASAERAPQVNEFIRTYLAFGTPWYLVLEAMLIFGFTFLYNSVQFDPKRISEQLRESGAFIPGVRPGTPTSQFLGNISSRLSLWGAIFLVILTLLPQLVQSLTGITTFRFSGTGLLIIAGVALETLKQLEAQLTVRRYDGFIRKGRLRDRVN, via the coding sequence ATGCTCCGCGCCTTCCGCGAAGCCTTCCAGACTCCGGAGCTGCTGCGGAAGATTGTCTTTACGCTGCTCCTGCTGGCGGTCTACCGCCTGGGGAGCGCCATTCCCACGCCGGGGGTCAATGTGGCGGCATTGCAAAACGCCACCAACAATGACCTCTTCGGCCTGCTGAGCTTTATCTCGGGCGGGAACCTCACGCAGTTTTCCATTTTTGCGTTGGGGGTCTTGCCCTACATTACTGCCAGTATTGTGATCCAGCTGCTGACCACCACGGTGCCGCAGCTGGAAAAGCTCAGTAAGGAAGGCGAGGAAGGGCGCAAGCGCATCAATCAGCTCACCCGCTATTCGGCGGTGGGCCTGGGCGCGTTTCAGGCACTCTTTTTCTCCCTGTTTATCACCAGCAACCCCAATTTTATTGCGGTGGGCTGGACGCCTGGGCTGTTCACAGTCCTGGTGATGGTACTGACCCAGATTGCCGGGGTTGCCCTAACCATGTGGATTGGTGAACGCATCACTGACGTGGGCATCGGCAACGGGATCAGCCTAATTATCGTGGCCGGGATTATCGGGGTTTACCCCAGTGAAATCGCGGCGACGGCTCAGCTGTTCCGTACCGGCCAGCTGACCTTGCTGCCGCTGCTGGCGTTTATCGGCATCATTGTGCTGACCATTGTCGGGATTGTGTACATCTATCAGGCTGAGCGCCGGGTGCCGATTACCTATGCCCGCGCCCGTGGCGGCGCTGCCGGAACCGGCCGCCGCGCCGGCCAGGCCACCTGGCTGCCTATTAAGGTGAACCAGGCCGGGGTGATCCCGGTGATCTTCTCGTCAGCGATGCTGATCATCCCCAATCTGATCGCCTCGGCCAGTGCCGAGCGGGCACCGCAGGTCAACGAGTTCATTCGGACTTATCTGGCTTTCGGTACTCCCTGGTATCTGGTGCTGGAGGCGATGCTGATCTTCGGATTTACCTTCCTGTACAACTCGGTGCAGTTCGATCCCAAGCGGATCAGTGAGCAGTTGCGCGAGTCGGGAGCGTTTATTCCGGGGGTCCGCCCGGGCACGCCCACCTCGCAGTTTCTGGGGAACATCAGCTCACGGCTGAGCCTCTGGGGAGCCATCTTTCTGGTTATTCTGACTCTGCTGCCGCAGCTGGTACAGAGCCTGACGGGGATTACCACCTTCAGGTTCAGCGGCACGGGTCTGCTGATTATTGCGGGTGTGGCCCTGGAAACGCTCAAACAGCTGGAAGCTCAGCTGACCGTTCGCCGCTACGACGGTTTTATCCGCAAAGGCCGTCTGCGCGACCGTGTGAACTGA
- the rpmJ gene encoding 50S ribosomal protein L36 has product MKVRSSVKRMCDNCRVIRRHGRVFVICTNVKHKQRQG; this is encoded by the coding sequence ATGAAAGTGCGCAGTAGTGTCAAGAGAATGTGCGACAACTGCCGAGTTATCCGCCGTCACGGCCGGGTATTCGTCATTTGCACCAACGTCAAGCATAAGCAAAGGCAGGGCTGA
- the rplO gene encoding 50S ribosomal protein L15, protein MKLHDLQPAPGSRRNRKRVGRGPGGTDKTAGRGHKGQKSRSGAGEGLFFEGGRSTLISRLPKRGFNNVGTTYEVVNLSQLNALEGDSIDRAALEQAGLVRRRSRPVKLLGSGELSRAITVQVDAASASAVRAVEAAGGRVELSQAQTGETEKAE, encoded by the coding sequence ATGAAACTGCATGACCTGCAGCCCGCTCCCGGCTCGCGCCGTAACCGCAAGCGCGTAGGCCGTGGCCCCGGCGGCACCGACAAGACTGCCGGCCGTGGTCACAAGGGCCAGAAGAGCCGCAGCGGCGCTGGCGAGGGTCTCTTCTTCGAAGGTGGCCGCAGCACCCTAATCAGCCGTCTGCCCAAGCGTGGTTTTAACAATGTGGGCACCACCTACGAAGTGGTGAACCTCAGCCAGCTGAACGCCCTGGAAGGCGACAGCATTGACCGCGCCGCCCTGGAACAGGCTGGTCTGGTACGCCGCAGGAGCCGCCCCGTTAAGCTGCTGGGCAGCGGCGAACTGAGCCGCGCCATTACTGTGCAGGTCGACGCGGCCAGCGCCTCGGCGGTCCGCGCCGTGGAAGCGGCCGGCGGCCGCGTGGAACTGAGCCAGGCCCAGACGGGCGAGACGGAAAAGGCCGAGTAA
- the infA gene encoding translation initiation factor IF-1, translating to MARRKLPEQNDKRKKEDSDVVRAEGVVEEALPNTTFKVKLDTGHEILAYISGKMRIHYIRILPGDRVVLEISPYDTTRGRIVYRK from the coding sequence GTGGCGAGACGAAAACTACCGGAACAAAACGATAAACGTAAGAAGGAAGATTCGGATGTCGTCCGCGCCGAAGGCGTGGTGGAAGAGGCACTGCCCAACACCACGTTCAAGGTGAAGCTCGATACGGGTCACGAGATCCTGGCTTACATCAGCGGCAAGATGCGGATCCATTACATCCGCATTCTGCCCGGCGACCGGGTTGTTCTGGAAATCAGCCCCTACGATACGACGCGCGGACGCATCGTCTACCGTAAGTGA
- a CDS encoding adenylate kinase → MTQDNNQVVIFLGPPGAGKGTQAERLAAAHGLVKVSTGDILRDHVARETELGQQVAPILAAGQLVPDEILVALIRDRLSSMEPVRIIFDGFPRTQAQANALDLLLEELGAPVNAAVLLEVPDEELIGRIVERGRQAAAAGQPVRSDDTEEVARRRQEVYRQETAPLIKYYQQAGRLVEVDGTGSMDEVYGRIENAVSVARSR, encoded by the coding sequence ATGACCCAAGACAACAATCAGGTCGTTATTTTTCTGGGCCCCCCCGGAGCCGGCAAAGGCACCCAGGCCGAACGTCTGGCTGCCGCCCACGGACTGGTTAAAGTCAGTACCGGCGATATTCTGCGCGATCATGTGGCCCGTGAAACCGAACTGGGCCAGCAGGTGGCTCCGATTCTGGCCGCCGGCCAGCTGGTCCCTGACGAGATTCTGGTGGCCCTGATCCGTGACCGGCTTTCTAGTATGGAGCCGGTCAGGATTATCTTTGACGGCTTTCCCCGCACCCAGGCTCAGGCCAACGCGCTGGATCTGCTGCTGGAAGAACTGGGGGCTCCGGTCAACGCTGCTGTGCTGCTGGAAGTCCCCGACGAAGAACTGATCGGCCGCATCGTGGAACGTGGCCGGCAGGCCGCCGCCGCCGGTCAGCCGGTGCGCAGTGACGATACTGAAGAAGTGGCCCGCCGCCGCCAGGAAGTGTACCGTCAGGAGACGGCCCCCCTGATCAAGTATTACCAGCAGGCTGGCCGCCTGGTAGAGGTAGACGGCACCGGCAGCATGGACGAGGTCTATGGGCGGATTGAAAACGCTGTTAGCGTCGCCCGCTCACGCTAA